The Paenibacillus wynnii DNA window TACCTTCGAGCGGTATTTTTGTAAGGCTTCATAAAAAGGGCTGCCGTGGTTCTGCTGTTCGTCCGTGATCATGACGATCTGGTCGACCTTACGCCGCTCATTGAGCAGCTTCCGCACGGGCGCCCCTGTATCCGTGCCGCCGCGGGCTTGAATTCGGTCAGCTTGGGATAAAATACTGTCTCGACGGGACGGTCTGGCATCCTCTACCTCTGTATCAAACAACCAGAACAGGGAGTTTCCTTGCGTTTTCTTGTACAGGGCCAAAGCAAACACCGATCCAATCTGCAAATACTCTCCATTCATTGAGCCTGAAATGTCCAGAAAGATGGCCGTCTGATCCTCCAGATCCGGCAAATTATCAAACGTATATTCGGCTGCATCCCGCAGGGCGTCCTGCAGTACAGGATGTTGTACCTGCCGAAATGCTGCAGCGAATCGGAAAGGTAAAATCTTCGACTTTTTCAATGCCCGCTGATCTGTTAAGCGTTCTACTGCAATCGCCAGATTGTAGCGATCCTCGAAAACACCTGCTCTATCAAGGGCGTTCAAGTGGCGAAGCAGCGCAAATATCGGCATTTGATGCAGAAGCGCCTCCCACACCGCCTTTGTGGGTTTAACCGCTCCTGTTACCACTTCATGCGGTAATTTCCCCGCTTCGATCCACATTAATTGTTCCGCTTCGGAACCCGCACGTTTCAACTGCTCCAGCGCCTCCACTTGTGGAAGCAAAGACAGGTTAGTCTCTTGGCCGATCAAATAACGATATAACGCTTGCTGCTTAAGATCGGCAGGTTTCGGGTGGGCCGTTGCAATCGCATCGCCCAAGCTGTATCCGCGACCTCGGCCGTTGTACTTAATTGCCCAGTACTCGGATATACCTGCCAGAAAACGATTCACTTGCCGTTTCACCGCACGCCCACCTTCGCCGCGACCCAAGCCCTTCAAGATCGTAAGGAAATCCGTCAAATCAGAAGGGATTCGTACGACATTCAAGAAGATCTGCGAAAACAAGTCTGGACGATAAGCCGACAGAATAGCCAATCCGAACAAAGGCTGCAAGCGCATATAGCCTTCATTACGCGCATAGACAATGGCTTTTGCCATAAACAGCGGGTTGACTTGCGCCATTTCCCGGTGTATCTCTTCCGCTTCCGCCAAAAGCTGGCGTTGATCCGCGTAGAAAGTGTTGCCCAATGTGTTGGTTACCAGAGTCTGTATATATTGCTCCTCAGCAGAGCGGGTGTAGGAGGGGTAACCCTCTTTATTTGATGTAGTTGGCCGTAGGGTTGAGAATAATTTTTTAGCAAAGCTCATGGTTATAACCTCCTAGATTTAAAAACCGGCGAAGAAAAAGCAGGGAAGGTTCACTGCAGGACTCGAACCTGCCATAAAGCCCGGGTAAATCTTTGTTGCGCATCAGTAGCGAAGAAACCCTCCCCGGCGCCTCGCCGGTATTCAATTATAATGGTGCCAGGAAAAAGTTAGAGAAGGCATCGGTACAGCGTATATACGCTCATTACCGTCCTTTTTGACGAAGTAGCCCTCTCTGGCGCCTCGCACTTTAAAAAATATGATTGTTGATGTTATGTTGAGGAAAAGGTTCGGAAAGGAACGTGCTGCTCTACCTTCTGAGCTACCTCACCCTGCGGTGAGAGTTGGACTCGAACCAACGACAAGCCGATTAAAAGTCGAAGTAACCCTTCCATGCGCCTCAACAGGATCAACTGCCTCATCCGTATTGAACTCAGCTTCATGGATCTATCTTCGCTCATCCTTACCCAGACGAACAGGGCGGAAGTATGGCGGGAACAAAAAAACTTCCATTTTCTTCAACTGGGTCGCTTGATATAATAAGAACTATAATTTCTAAAGGATTCTCTACATGCTGGAGGAATGCAAATGGCTCGGGAAAGTTTCGATAAGGAGATTCAATTTCTTCGCATGCTGGCTTTAGCTGGGGGCGCCTACAGCAGACAACAATTCGCCGATCGCCTCGGCATTTCTGTACATACGTATGACAAAACGCTGCGTAATCTCAAGGGAATGGTAAGTATTCTGCAACAAGGCCTCCCTGCAGAGCAAGGAAGCGAACTCTCCGATTGGCTCCGCTATAACTACTATGAATCTGCCGATCCACTTCTCCTCTTCTTGTTCCGTGCAAAATCACTTAAAGAAACGGAAAGTATTAGGCTTTCGATATTATTAACAGCACTACAAACGCAGGAGCTAACCGCTAAAGATCTACAGGATGTCTGCAGTGAACAAATGCCAGCTGATGGCCCGCAGCCAGATGAAAAGACCGTCCGGGGGGATTTGAAATACCTCGAGGAGGTTGGCGTTATTTTGCGCGTTAACGAGGGGCGTCCATACCGGTACAGGGCTGCTAACGATCTCATTGACCAATTATCCGACGATGAGCTCTTGGATCTTTACGACTATGTTGATGTCATCGCCAATACGCAGACTCCATCCGTGCAAGGTTACCTGTTGCGCGACACCTTAAAGAAGGTTTTACGTAAGCGGGGCTATCATCCAGAGGCTGCGGAAACCCATCGATACAAGTATAATTACCATTCACGTATACTTGACGAGGCGCATCTCTACACCATATTTGGAGCGATTCAGCAACGAAAAAAGCTAAACTTTCTTTATCTTTCTCCTAAAAAGGGTAAGAATTACGCTTCTCAGAACACAAATCCCCTCTTTGAGCGGGAAACCAAAGGTGTTACAGAAACGGTTCTCCCGATCCGAGTCGTCTATGACCATCAATACGGGCGATGGTATTTAATCGGACATCATTCACGTATGGGAATCATGAAATTCCGTATGGAGGGACTTACTCAGATTGAGGAAGGCGACGCCGTGGAAGAGGAAGAGTTTGCCCAGAAACTAAGCAGTGTAGAAGAACAAATGAGAACCAGTTGGGTTACAGATACCACTCGTAAGATAAAAGTGGTCGCTAGATTTTATAACCCCGGTCGATCCAATGCTAATTTTATTCGGGAGCGGGTGGAGGCGCAGGGACAGTGGGGAATCATTACGGAGAACTCGGATTCTACCTTCCTTTACGAGATTATGGTGAACGGAATTTACGAAATTAAACCTTGGTTACGGAGCTTCGGTTCGAGCTGTGAGGTATTAGAACCCCCTTGGCTTCGTAAGCAATTTATTGCGGAATGGAAGGAGATCCAGAGCTATTATGAATCCATTCGAGAAAATATTTAACTTTCAAATCATTTCCCGCCTCGACGAGATGGGTTCATTGGCTCTGACCTCTCAGGAGCGCTCATGGCTGAAAACGATGCTGATGCACCCGGCTTCCACTGAAGCCTTTACACCGGATACCTTGACTAAGTTGAACTCCTTATTGAATTCTGAATCGTCCACAGAGGTTCGTGACATCATTATAGAGAAAGCCAAAGCTCGGGAGCGGCAAGTCTATCATCCAATACTTCGCACGCTCCGCCGAATAATTATGCAGGATCATGGAATCCTTTTTTCTTATTGCAATAAGCATGGAGAAGTTAAACCCAATCAGTCCGGATTCCCCCACAAGCTGGAA harbors:
- a CDS encoding TROVE domain-containing protein, producing the protein MSFAKKLFSTLRPTTSNKEGYPSYTRSAEEQYIQTLVTNTLGNTFYADQRQLLAEAEEIHREMAQVNPLFMAKAIVYARNEGYMRLQPLFGLAILSAYRPDLFSQIFLNVVRIPSDLTDFLTILKGLGRGEGGRAVKRQVNRFLAGISEYWAIKYNGRGRGYSLGDAIATAHPKPADLKQQALYRYLIGQETNLSLLPQVEALEQLKRAGSEAEQLMWIEAGKLPHEVVTGAVKPTKAVWEALLHQMPIFALLRHLNALDRAGVFEDRYNLAIAVERLTDQRALKKSKILPFRFAAAFRQVQHPVLQDALRDAAEYTFDNLPDLEDQTAIFLDISGSMNGEYLQIGSVFALALYKKTQGNSLFWLFDTEVEDARPSRRDSILSQADRIQARGGTDTGAPVRKLLNERRKVDQIVMITDEQQNHGSPFYEALQKYRSKVNPNVKAYIIDIAPYRNAMVPQPDRNTFYIYGWSDTVLSYIAQSAKGYGSMVEKIEMMDLEG
- a CDS encoding helix-turn-helix transcriptional regulator; its protein translation is MARESFDKEIQFLRMLALAGGAYSRQQFADRLGISVHTYDKTLRNLKGMVSILQQGLPAEQGSELSDWLRYNYYESADPLLLFLFRAKSLKETESIRLSILLTALQTQELTAKDLQDVCSEQMPADGPQPDEKTVRGDLKYLEEVGVILRVNEGRPYRYRAANDLIDQLSDDELLDLYDYVDVIANTQTPSVQGYLLRDTLKKVLRKRGYHPEAAETHRYKYNYHSRILDEAHLYTIFGAIQQRKKLNFLYLSPKKGKNYASQNTNPLFERETKGVTETVLPIRVVYDHQYGRWYLIGHHSRMGIMKFRMEGLTQIEEGDAVEEEEFAQKLSSVEEQMRTSWVTDTTRKIKVVARFYNPGRSNANFIRERVEAQGQWGIITENSDSTFLYEIMVNGIYEIKPWLRSFGSSCEVLEPPWLRKQFIAEWKEIQSYYESIRENI